From the genome of Labedella gwakjiensis:
CCCGAACGACGTGGCCAGCACGAGGGCGATCCACGGCACACTCCCGTACCCCACAGCGAGGACGACCACGGCGACCGCCGCGATCCCGACGGCGATCCACTGTGCCACCCGGAGGCTCTCCCTCAGGAGGACGACGCCGATGAGGACGGTGAAGATCGGGTTGATGAAGTAGCCGAGTGCCGCGTCGACGACGTGGCCGCTCAGGGTGCCGAACACGTACGTCTGCCAGTTGCAGAAGATGAGGACGGAGGCGACCGCCATGATCGCCATCGTCCTGCCGTGCCGGGCGATCACACGGAAGGCGCCCCACCGGCGCGTGACCGTGAGGAGGAGCGCGCAGAAGACGAGCGAGAAGACGATGCGCCACGCGACCAGCTCGACCGGGCCCATCGGCTTGAGAGCCAGGAAGAAGACGGGCAGCAGACCCCAGAGACCGTACGCTGACGCTGCGTAGGCGAGCCCACGCCCCGGCCCGGCCGGGGTCGTGGGCGCATCGGAGCCGAGCGGTCCGGCCTCGCTCCGGTTCACGTCAGAGCGATTGGCCACAGATCGATCCTACTGAGCGAGAGGCCGACCGCGCCGCCCGCCGACCGCCGACACCCGTGGATATCCTGCCGCGCATCGATGGCCGCAAGGCCCGACGACGGGAGAAGGTCCGCTCGATCGGAATCGAGCGGACCTTCTCATCACTGCGGTGAGCAGGAGTGTCAGCGGACGACGACCGCCAGGACGTCGCGAGCGGACAGGACGAGGTACTCGTCCACGCCGAACTTGACCTCGGTTCCGCCGTACTTGGAGTACAGGACGCGGTCGCCGACGGAGATGTCGAGGGGCACGCGGTTGCCGTTGTCATCGATGCGGCCGGGGCCGACGGCGATGACCTCGCCCTCCTGCGGCTTCTCCTTGGCGGTGTCCGGGATGACCAGGCCGGAAGCAGTCACCTGCTCCGCCTCGACCTGCTGGATGACGATGCGATCCTCGAGCGGCTTGATGGAGACCGACACGGTTGACCTCTTTCTTATTGCGAAGAATGGGTTAGCACCCTCACCCTGAGAGTGCTAATGCCAGTCTACGGATGCCCTGGCACTCGTGCAACGTGAGTGCCAACGTTCGGCCGACCCGCTGATAGCGTTGCCGGATGGACAGGGCCGAACTCGTCGAACTGCTGACCCCGTCGGGCCTCGCCCTCCTCGACTCCGTCGCCGCCGGCACGCCGTCCGAGCTCGTCTCGACCGTGACCCGCCTCCGCGCGGAGGGGCACCCGGCCGCGCTCGTGTCCGCCGTCCTCGGCCAGGCACGACTCCGCGCACGTGCGTCGCGCAAATTCGGACCGTTCGCCGAACGCATGCTCTTCACCCAGGCAGGCCTCGAGCAGGCGACCCGCCTTCGCGTCGCCGCCCTGCACGCCGGCCGATTCGCCTCGGCCGGGCTCACCCGCGTCGTGGATCTGGGGTGCGGCATCGGCGGCGATGCA
Proteins encoded in this window:
- the rarD gene encoding EamA family transporter RarD, with protein sequence MANRSDVNRSEAGPLGSDAPTTPAGPGRGLAYAASAYGLWGLLPVFFLALKPMGPVELVAWRIVFSLVFCALLLTVTRRWGAFRVIARHGRTMAIMAVASVLIFCNWQTYVFGTLSGHVVDAALGYFINPIFTVLIGVVLLRESLRVAQWIAVGIAAVAVVVLAVGYGSVPWIALVLATSFGLYGYIKKRVGGTVDALSGLTIESLYLLPVAGVALVIVSTTSGLLIGAPGPWHLALTVLSGVITAVPLLFFAAASRRLPLVTMGLVQFVAPLLQFIVGVVFLHEAMPLERWIGFGLVWVALVVLMIDLAAAAGAARRTPPVLP
- the groES gene encoding co-chaperone GroES — protein: MSVSIKPLEDRIVIQQVEAEQVTASGLVIPDTAKEKPQEGEVIAVGPGRIDDNGNRVPLDISVGDRVLYSKYGGTEVKFGVDEYLVLSARDVLAVVVR